The following proteins are co-located in the Lagenorhynchus albirostris chromosome 2, mLagAlb1.1, whole genome shotgun sequence genome:
- the RIT1 gene encoding GTP-binding protein Rit1 isoform X1 produces MVPFPRGSPGFSKRTMDSGTRPVGSCSSPAGLSREYKLVMLGAGGVGKSAMTMQFISHRFPEDHDPTIEDAYKIRIRIDDEPANLDILDTAGQAEFTAMRDQYMRAGEGFIICYSITDRRSFHEVREFKQLIYRVRRTDDTPVVLVGNKSDLKQLRQVTKEEGLALAREFSCPFFETSAAYRYYIDDVFHALVREIRRKEKEAVLAMEKKSKPKNSVWKRLKSPFRKKKDSVT; encoded by the exons ATG GTGCCTTTTCCTCGGGGCAGCCCAGGATTCTCCAAGAGGACAATGGATTCTGGAACTCGCCCAGTCGGTAGCTGTAGCAGCCCTGCAGGGCTGTCACGGGAATACAAACTAGTGATGCTGGGTGCTGGCGGTGTAGGGAAAAGCG CCATGACCATGCAGTTCATCAGCCACCGGTTTCCAGAAGATCATGATCCCACCATTG AAGATGCTTATAAAATCCGGATCCGTATTGATGATGAGCCTGCCAATCTGGACATTTTGGATACGGCTGGACAG GCAGAGTTTACAGCCATGCGGGATCAGTATATGAGGGCAGGAGAAGGGTTTATCATCTGTTACTCTATCACCGATCGTCGAAGTTTCCATGAAGTTCGGGAGTTTAAACAGCTTATTTATCGAGTTCGACGTACTGATGATACCCCTGTGGTTCTTGTGGGAAACAAGTCTGACCTAAAGCAGCTAAGACAG gtcacCAAGGAAGAAGGATTGGCTTTGGCCCGAGAATTCAGCTGCCCCTTTTTTGAGACATCTGCCGCATACCGCTACTACATTGATGATGTATTCCATGCCCTTGTACGGGAGATAcgtaggaaagaaaaggaggcagTGCTGGCCATGGAGAAAAAATCTAAACCCAAAAACAGTGTATGGAAGAGGCTAAAATCACCGTTCCGGAAGAAGAAAGATTCAGTAACTTGA
- the RIT1 gene encoding GTP-binding protein Rit1 isoform X2 yields the protein MDSGTRPVGSCSSPAGLSREYKLVMLGAGGVGKSAMTMQFISHRFPEDHDPTIEDAYKIRIRIDDEPANLDILDTAGQAEFTAMRDQYMRAGEGFIICYSITDRRSFHEVREFKQLIYRVRRTDDTPVVLVGNKSDLKQLRQVTKEEGLALAREFSCPFFETSAAYRYYIDDVFHALVREIRRKEKEAVLAMEKKSKPKNSVWKRLKSPFRKKKDSVT from the exons ATGGATTCTGGAACTCGCCCAGTCGGTAGCTGTAGCAGCCCTGCAGGGCTGTCACGGGAATACAAACTAGTGATGCTGGGTGCTGGCGGTGTAGGGAAAAGCG CCATGACCATGCAGTTCATCAGCCACCGGTTTCCAGAAGATCATGATCCCACCATTG AAGATGCTTATAAAATCCGGATCCGTATTGATGATGAGCCTGCCAATCTGGACATTTTGGATACGGCTGGACAG GCAGAGTTTACAGCCATGCGGGATCAGTATATGAGGGCAGGAGAAGGGTTTATCATCTGTTACTCTATCACCGATCGTCGAAGTTTCCATGAAGTTCGGGAGTTTAAACAGCTTATTTATCGAGTTCGACGTACTGATGATACCCCTGTGGTTCTTGTGGGAAACAAGTCTGACCTAAAGCAGCTAAGACAG gtcacCAAGGAAGAAGGATTGGCTTTGGCCCGAGAATTCAGCTGCCCCTTTTTTGAGACATCTGCCGCATACCGCTACTACATTGATGATGTATTCCATGCCCTTGTACGGGAGATAcgtaggaaagaaaaggaggcagTGCTGGCCATGGAGAAAAAATCTAAACCCAAAAACAGTGTATGGAAGAGGCTAAAATCACCGTTCCGGAAGAAGAAAGATTCAGTAACTTGA